The following are encoded together in the Armatimonadota bacterium genome:
- a CDS encoding DUF1343 domain-containing protein: MKLGIDELLRNRTLQKAIEGKRLALLGHPASVTHDCVHTLDVLFELPGLNVVAAFGPQHGMRGDKQDNMIESEDYVDPRFGIPVFSLYGEVRRPTSAMMDVFDILIVDLQDVGTRIYTFVTTMTYMLEACAEHNKSMWVLDRPNPAGRPIEGTILEPGWESFIGCGPLIMRHGLTVGEIARWYVDLKHLDLDLTVVPMEGYSPNEAPGYGWPILELSWVNPSPNASSLNMARCFPGTVLFEGTTLSEGRGTTTPLEVIGAPDIDFERILKRMRSLAPEWLQGCFIRPCFFEPTFHKHVGKLCSGIQIHTDNDHYEHDHFRPYRIGALALKAIRLEYPDYEIWHNLPYEYETERLAIDLLSGGTFLREWVDNPSSTPADFEARLCPDEQAWAEIRKPYLLY, encoded by the coding sequence ATGAAGCTAGGAATTGACGAATTACTTCGGAATCGAACTTTACAAAAGGCTATTGAAGGCAAAAGGCTAGCTCTTCTTGGGCATCCTGCTTCCGTAACGCATGACTGCGTGCATACCTTGGATGTGCTGTTTGAATTGCCGGGCTTGAATGTTGTTGCGGCATTTGGGCCACAGCATGGAATGCGCGGCGATAAGCAAGATAACATGATAGAATCAGAGGACTATGTCGACCCAAGGTTTGGCATTCCTGTCTTCAGCCTATATGGAGAAGTTCGCCGACCGACCAGCGCCATGATGGACGTGTTCGACATACTCATTGTAGACCTTCAAGACGTGGGCACGCGAATTTACACGTTTGTTACAACTATGACCTATATGCTTGAGGCCTGTGCTGAACACAATAAAAGCATGTGGGTGCTTGACAGGCCAAACCCCGCAGGCCGCCCAATCGAAGGGACAATTCTCGAACCTGGGTGGGAAAGTTTTATCGGATGTGGCCCGCTCATCATGCGCCATGGCCTCACTGTTGGTGAGATTGCCCGCTGGTACGTAGACCTCAAACATCTTGATTTGGATCTGACAGTCGTTCCAATGGAAGGTTACAGCCCCAACGAAGCACCGGGGTATGGGTGGCCGATTCTAGAACTATCATGGGTCAATCCTAGTCCAAATGCTTCCAGCCTAAACATGGCTCGTTGCTTCCCCGGCACAGTGCTTTTCGAGGGCACAACGCTCTCCGAAGGGCGAGGCACCACAACTCCGCTTGAGGTAATAGGCGCTCCAGACATTGATTTCGAACGAATACTTAAACGCATGCGTTCTCTAGCACCAGAATGGCTACAGGGATGCTTTATCCGACCGTGCTTCTTCGAGCCAACCTTCCACAAGCACGTCGGCAAACTCTGCTCAGGCATACAAATCCACACGGATAACGACCACTATGAGCACGACCACTTTAGACCATATCGGATTGGCGCCCTCGCGCTTAAAGCCATTCGGCTTGAATACCCCGACTATGAAATATGGCACAACCTTCCCTATGAGTATGAAACTGAGCGCCTAGCAATTGACCTACTATCAGGCGGCACATTCCTCCGCGAATGGGTGGACAATCCGAGCAGTACACCAGCAGACTTTGAGGCTCGTCTTTGTCCCGATGAGCAAGCTTGGGCTGAAATCAGAAAGCCATACTTGCTATATTGA